The Cryptomeria japonica chromosome 6, Sugi_1.0, whole genome shotgun sequence genomic interval tcatctaattatgggtaaggtttcccaacgtggtttttccccttacagggtttccatgtacaaatattggtgttatgtgttatattggtatagcaattaactgttaaatctgtctaccggcatattaaactagtttaccggtattaagcattaagttggttaatttatttttggtttgaatttattagacaactaattcaccccccccacctctcagttgtctttgagaCCTAACACTCTAATtctttgttcaaattttccaagtccccaTCCTCtagaaccttgttttgatattatgttaaagataCTCCTATAAGAATCTCTTAATTGGaaaggaggaggaacattataatgaatttatttgaaatttgtagtgtaagtgtgtttagaaggaacaaagggacaagtagatgaagaaggaatatcttgtggaggaggatttttctttctttcatcatgcatatcctatttgatagattgggaaggaagacCATTATCATCTAAGAACTCATCTTTTATTAATGTTATgctgggagatagatcatgaataaaattcataacatcatcttctttagaaatgttttgatgattaagataggctctaggagaataaggaggatctagagagattgaaacaccaatattttgatattgacccccttgtgctagggtatgtgtatgagaataaGATGGTGTCATGCTGCTCTTCAATGCTTGATAtctattagagagatcattgacaaGAGTATTAGCTTGTTATTCATTCATATTAGAtaacctaggagaggtacaaatatTAGGTTTTCCATCAATATCTCTAGGATTGGGATTTACAAAAGACTTAATTTGATCTacatatgcaatgaattttattaaaaatatcacaataaagcaacatgcactataaatgaaatctttgaaatctaattgattgaaaggaagaaatttggaaattctaaaaatgcaatatgccaaagtgctatgattGAAAataagcaatgtgaaatgaaatctaagccattatccaacacatgattatgataaatataggtgaaaagaaaggtaataatatgtgaaataaaaaataaaatagatttattaagtgccattattaatttttataatcagATCTGAAAATCAAAGTGATGaattagacaacccacaaatttaattaacccaaaataaattatggtttttatgaattaaacctctaaatttatataacttgattaaaataagatatataaatttgaatttaaatattgaaatatttccaaatcagatctaaaataattaatccaaattatactcctcacaagctcaattttagaattttaaaaattaggggttttatgaaattaacctctaaatttttgaaattcaattggaaattaaacttgtaaatgtaaattttaactttaaattgcacaaaattttagatatgataatgtaaatcagaattaaaggtgtaaggagcccggttcaccaaaatgtatttcatgaaaaattagggtttccaccacaagaagaatgaaaaccgctaatttttacttggggaccaATATATTAGGGTAAAAGAgaaattagatagatctaaacctaagaggtctaaatgTTAATCTAATTCTAGGGGGTTTTGAATGTGCctattctttcccttgagttgaattgatttgttgaagatgctgaaattagggtaaatgtgctggaATTAATGTAAAAATAcgtaaatagtgagctacagttgtcTGATCAAGCCATGAATTTGGATATacggattgtaagaggattcataCATGTTCCCAAAATGAGCTTCTGATTTTTCGAGATTGGTGTGACGGTCGCACTGGTCCTCCACATGTTTCGtactccaatgggggatcgattCTTCCCTGTAAATAAAGTTGATCCTGAAGATCACTGCTCTGTACTTGCTTCCTACACATGCCCttcacatagaaagaaggggaaataggttgggaataggggttttcctaagtcacaccccattttaggaattaaccttgaatgaaattttGCAAATACTAAAACAAATagtggaaggatatacctcaaatttgtaatgactgataatgatgctttgattcttgaatgtagccacatatgttgtatgaaatggaatggacatgaaaaaatcctaattacacacacacatgcttacatatgaatgttgtaactttctccacaatgattgaatgaagaatattcaGCCTTGAAGACTtttgcaaatgcttgatgacaaacaCTTCAATGCTTAAGTGCTTTAGGTTGAATAATTATGATGCTTGGATGgaattaagttgatcaaatgtatttatatatgaggatctaggtcaatttaccaattaggctgacTTTCAATGGTCATATTGAGCCACTAACTTCATTTCCTGCTGGAGAGATGGGTCTCACCCCCTCCTTGAAAGTTGGGCTCCAAAGATGGGGACCAGGGAGGtggtggtgccttggtcctctacAATCAGGGACCAAAATCAAGGCCTAAGGAGGAGGACACACCTCCAAAGATCATTTGGTAGGTGTTTGAGGCATAAAAGTTGGAGTTAAGGCATTGAACGGACCcaaataggagatgagggggagacacactaaagtaggggcacaaacatgaggtgtaaattggcccagtgATAATTTACGAGGCtacaatatgtatatatgtctTTCTTCTATAACAATACATATAAAGTGTGGAATCAATGTTATTGATAGCTATTTTTGATATGACACTAAGGAATAGGCTAACGTTTGCTTCTATCACTTATAGCGATGATATATCTTTCTATTCCCGATCTATCTTTATAAATATTCAAATGTTTTCCACTATTTCTtatagtaatgatattgttgtgtCTAAATTGAACTTTATAAATGTGTGATGAATGGACTTTTGCTAATAGCAATCTTGGATTAAATGCCACCGATTTATGCCAATAGGAAATTTCTCTAATAGAGAGATCCAAACTAGATATAATAAATAAATGAGTAAGATTTAATAATGTTCTTGGAATAACATTCATCCTTATTAAATATCTCATAGTATTGTATAGCTACGACCATTGCACTATAGATCATTGAAAataattgtattttatatttttctatgtacCATTCTACCAAGTATTTTTTCCAATTAAAGTTTTTCCAATCCTTGATATTACAAATTGTATTGTGAATTGAAAAACATGCACATAATTTGCATAGTTTACAGATTCATAATTATTGCTTAATTTGTCTTGcttaaatttataataaaaatgcAAGATAAAGAATCTTTGTAAGAAGAgataataacataaaataaaattgaattcacCTGAATTAGTTTCTGCCTTGCCTTCCTAGATAATGTTTATATTACTACTTCTATGGAGGGCTCCAACATCTTCATAACCTTCATTAAAATATCCTTGTACTTTGATACCATTGTAAGGCTAGGATTTCCAATAGAatgaaaaatggaaaagaaaaattGTATTATTTTATATCCGATACAAATGAAGAATACATTATTAAAGATTATAAGGCAATGATAGAATAGTTAAACTACCTTCAAAAATAAAACTgtcaaaaaaactttaaaaaattgaaaaataataagaACTCCAATGATTAATATAATAAtagttatttatttttttgattttctttaaatatagTTTGATTGTTGTCTATTTATTCTTCATTTCTCTCAAGTTATATTTTAATGTTGGGGTTTCTTAATTTGAAGGCTTCGATATTATGTATTTTCTATTAGTTAATTAGGATTCAAATTTAAGACCTCCTATATGTAAGAGTGTTTTACCACATTGAGATTGACTATGCTTCACAAAAATACATCTATGCCTATTAAATACACATGTAGGTCCATCAGGCACACACTCATATTATTAATTTAAAAGTAAGTAAAAAATATCATTAACTTTCAAATGAATGTGAACCACTTGATCAAGTAGCATTTTGTCCATACAATAGAATAATTAAGTTGCTACAAAATAACCATACATATATTTAACTCTAAATATATTTTTGCTTTTGAAGAATAACAATTTCCTCGAACTGCCGGCCTCTTTATAAAGAAGACTTTTTAATATGCTCTTTATATTAATTTCgccaacaaaaaaaaatgatgagtATGGAAGAGATTGACTTACGTATGGAATCAACATCTACAAAACTTTTTTGAGAACTAAATGAAATAGCTTCAACATACTAGCGAACAGAATAGAATTTTAGTAATTAATCTGTGAATGCTAGACAAACATGGAGAAGTGAATATAAGCATATAATCGATGTTCTATTATGATTCATAAGGGCAATTATTGCCCACAATGACTGAACCATTTATATCAAAACGATACATAGTTGAGCAATGCAAATTACAATAAATAACATTGCGAAATAGAAATGGACAATATCTTAGAAACAATACTTCCATATCAGAATTTCCAGTAGACATGAAAGAAACCCATCGTGTTTGGCAGCTGTTGATCATTTCCTCTGATTTTTGGAGTTAAAGCGCAGAATAACATAAAAGAAAATCCTGTAAATGACTGCCCAGGCAAGAAGATAGGCCAAGCTTACCCACTTGTCCATTTTATCTGTACTGATGGACAAACTTGTTAAAATTTGTGATCGATTCAAGGCACAGTTGCCTGTTTCATCGAAGCTGTAGCATACACTCCTTGAATACTCGTTCATGATCATGCCTTCGTAGGAATACTTGATGGTAGAGATATAGTGCATCCATTTCCAGTAGACTGGAATACTGCCTCCTGGAATGAAGAAGCCACAGAAGAGAAAGAATATGGCAGTGAAGGCAATGACTGCAGCATAGCCCATGATATAGTTGGGCACCAGTGAACTCACGAACACAACGAAGGAATTGGTGGTTATAAGAGAGACGAAGAGGAGCAGCACAAAGTAGTAAAAATCTCCTCGCAGATTCAAGGGGAACCATACTATGATGAAATATGTGAGAGCCTGAAACATTCAATTTAGTATATTTATCTTTAGAAAAATTTATGTAAAATAGATATTATtatgaaaataattatatttttaaacatACCTGAATGAATAAGAAAGGCAAATAAGTTATGAGGCCTGCTATGGCATATGAGGAGGCTCTATATGCATTGTGTGAGGTCTCCCTTATGAATATGAAGCGTTCTTGTATAAAGGCTGGGACTGCATcattggaagagaagaagaagaggcaaACTGTGGATATGAAGAAAGAGAGTACATTGGTCATGCCTTGGACATCTGCTTTTGGCTTTAAAAACATGGTGGCCAACATCGCTCCCATCACTGTCAACACTACTTGTCTTGACAAAAATAACTCTGGCGTTCTTTTGATGTTTTCAAAGTTGCGCTTTATCAAAATTAGCACTTCTTTCCCAAATGAATTTGGGAACTTTGGGCCCAAATCAAGAGCATGCCTTTTAGAGGAATTTTTGTAGAAATAATCGGACTCATTAACAGTGCAATCACTACCATGAGGAGTTGATTCATTTGAAGATATGACTTCTATAGATTCCACGTAACTTGGTGAAATGCTACTGCATTATATATCAAAATCAGTCATTACTATATTAAATTGagtaaaatgaaaaattaaatacaataagataaataataaacaaaataatttattaatcatttatttaatatCCTCATATTCATTTATCTACCTTTTCATAGGGGTGAAATTGAAGGCCTCCACTAAGCCCGCTCCACCCTTCTTCCTTCTCGGTGTCCGAATGCTGCTGTCAAAATTGGTTGATGCCTCACCATGAATGTCCACTGAGATACACGCCTCACCATGCATCTGCATCACGCTTGGGCTTCTCAACGCCATCTTTCCTGCACTCCCAATGTCCATTCCTCTCGATATCTGTCACAATCACAATCTCCATTACAATACAGCTTCTCATCTGGTTATCTTAACTTATGACAATTgatacaagtttttgaaatgaagaaaTTTTTAACTAGAATAATATTCTTTAGGCTTAATATGTGGTTTAGTGTGTGGTTTAAGGTTGTTCGTCTTTCAGGGAATGGTTTATATCACACACATTAAGCTTACATTTTTATGTTTAAAAATGTTAAAATATTcaaagttgactgacattttctaggcttaatatgctGCTTAATATATGTGATCACATTAAGAATATACTTCTAAACTTAAAAGTATTAAATACTTAAAATTGAATAAtattttctagacttaatatgttgcttccTGTGCGATTTAAAACTGAGAAGGGCTGAAATTAAAGTACCGAATAAGTAGAAACGAGTGATATGTCGATGTCCTTGTCCTTGGTGAGCGACGGAGGCTTAACTTTGGTGTAGTAGTATCCTGCGAGCGCAGAGACAGTGAAGGAGGAACGATCATATTCAGCGATTACGTCCAGCAAACACTCAATACTGTTCTCGCCCTTTGGCACATTGCGTGCCATGTTGGATAAGTGAGTTCCCACACCCTTGGGAGATCCTTGGTATATCAGATGCCCCCTGCACAATGTAAGATGAGTTTTTAAAAGATCTTAGATGATCTAAGATCTATATCACTTCTTTGACCGCTTAAGCTGatttttgatttgatcatgaaactTTGACTGCTTGATTTTTGATTTGATCAAAGAAACTTTTGTACTCTATTGTATTGATAGAACAATTTATTTGATGAGGCAAATACaattcattcattatcatttaatcTAATAAACTCTTGTAATCTCTTGAATTGATACAACAATTTCTTTGATATTCCATGGAACTTAAAAGGAAAAATTTGTTGCAATAGAAATCTATGTGGGGAGGAAAATGTGGGTACCTGGCGAGAACGATGAGATTGTCGAGGAGGGAGATAATGCGGTGGGAGGGCTGGTGGATGGTGAGGATCACCACCCTGCCGGCCATAGCGACGTCGTGGACTTTCTCAATAACGCTGTGAGCGCTGGAGGAGTCCAGACCAGAGGTGGGCTCGTCCAGAAACAGAAGCGCCGGCCCGTGAATTATGTCCACTCCAATCGAAACTCGCCGCCGCTCCCCGCCAGAAACTCCTCGTACTTCTTCGTTCCCAATGTACGTGTTTCTAGCATTCTGTTTACATAAAATTATAGAATATGATAAAAAATGTTCATAGATAGAATTCTAGTATGATCTAATTCAGAAATAACAATAATCAATAATATAGATTGCATTCAATATATAgattgtgaaaatttgatattaTCTTAAATCATAGAATTTGAtcccatgcaaaaaaaaaaatagaaaaatcaaaattCTAACATGATCTAATCTAAAAATCTAATCTAAAAGAAACAACAATAATAATCAGTATTACATTGAATCATAGAATCGAAACTTGATGTAAATTTTATGAATAcaatataatttagaaacaataATGATCAATATATCCAATACATCAGTAATCTTCTAACTAGAAGTAGGAGACGCATTAGTTCTTAGATATATACCGTTAGGCCAAGCTGGTCTATGAGCTTTTCAACTCTGGCTTCTTTCTCGGAAAATCTCACACTTTGTCCAAGCCTGAATTCAGCGGCATACATTAGAGTCTCATAGACTGTAAGCATGGGAAAGAGCCTGTCATCCTGCATGACATAAGCAGAGGTTCTCTTAATGAAGCTTGGGCTCATCTCCTGACCATCCATAGCCACCGTTCCACGCAAGCTCCCACTGGCTATCCGCCCAGCAAGGCCATCAAGAAAGGTAGATTTGCCGGCACCACTAGGCCCCATGACAGCAGTTATTGAGCCCTTGGGCGCATGGCCAGTAATTTTATGAAGCAGGTCAATTTCTTCCGCCACCCATTTTCCCCCAACCTTTTGTTTCTTTATCACAGTATACGTTAGGTTCCTGAATTCTAAGCCCCCAGTCACCTGCTTGCTTGGCTTCGAAACGACATAACTGGGCTTGACAGTTCCGGGATTAACAGCACCACGATGGTGACGTTTGTCGTCCATGGGCTTACTTGAGTCCTTGGTCCTCATCTTCTTCAGCCCAATTGATTTTACAGAAATTTTTTAAATCAAAAGCTTGAAGAAGATGGTCCCCTGGGTGCACAAACAGGCCATTGCATTCACTTATACTTGTTAGATTTCTACTTCATGTGAGGAGAAGATGAACAACGTATCACAGGTGGTAGTGAACAGGGAACTCCATGACCTAAGCAATAATTTGTTATCGTTATATGATTGTAGATTTAATCAATGTGGGAAGAAGGAAACCCACGAGAAAGAATGGTTCTTATCagttgtttcttttttcttgtgATACGGTAAACAACCATCATCAAGTTTTGAAATCGTGTGGTGGCGAGAAAAGCACAGTTTTAACGAACGGTGAGCTGTGGAATTTGTCTTGAGACGGCGTTTTGATATTGTAATCAATCAAGAGAATCTCCAGATGATTTTGTTTCATATGCTTATATCGTACTCACTGGTTTTTACGATGTCACATACGTGGATATCCGGGGCGGCAGCTTTCAGAATCTATTATTCGTGAAAGTGGTGCTACCGATGAAGTTTGTATTTACTGTGGGTTTTTGTGTTTTAGAGAGTGGTATTTTATTTTAGTCGTTTCACATTGTAGTATTTTAGTAGTTGATGTTATATGGTTGGTTTTAGAAGTAGATAATATGGAACGgttcaaatcacatacattaagcttacaaatttaagtttaaaagtgttaaacattcagtgTAGACTGATATTTTCAATGTTTAATATGTTGTTTAAGGTGTGTGATCACATCAAGAATACACTTctaaacttaaaagtgttaaacactcagaatggactaacattctctaggcttaatatgttgcttagtgtgtggtttaaggctgaccGATGAATATGGTTACTTTTCAAGGTATTCTTGGAAGATTCTTTTAAAAGTCTTTTATGAAGTAAAAAAATCTGgttatattttttaaatagttaagaatttttatttcaaaataattaCTTTGTCAAAGATTACTTTTAACATAAGAATGAATTAAAAAAGTTTGAGTTTATAATGAAGTCTATCTTGATGGAGTACAAATTCTTGCTAAGAGGTTTTTCGTATTTAGATTTACTAAGCCTAGTCATAATAAGACATTCTTAAACATGATCTTTGGCATATGCATAGGTCTTTGTTATTTTTCACCTTAGACTCAAGGCTTTTTCATCTTCGCTGAGAGATGCTTGTAGGTACATATTTAGATTGAGTTTTTTAGCCTTTCTTCATCTTGTTGAACATTTTGGACTATATCATAGCCCCTTAATTATGATATTTGTGTTGAACTTGTAGACAACAAAATAATTCTTCTATTATTCATCATTATTTGATTGTaaaatcattattattattattcattatcATGATTAATATAATCATTCAATTGAATATTTCTTTTTTCCTTAATTAAAAGGAGTTGATTACcatccattaaataaataaattaaatcttaatattaatctattatccatcaaataataaaataaaatattaaatttcacATCATATTCTCCAATTATGGatcacattaaataaatataaattaatccaatgttcatctatTATCTATCAATTAagaaaataagataataaattCTACCTCATATTCTTTttatctattaaataaataataaaaaattcaaatttcatctaTTTTAGTTAACTAAAAAACCAAATTAGTTAACTCAATAGTCAAATTAGTCCACTCACTAATCGATTCAATCTACCCACTCATGCTCATAGTTATCTATTTTATGCAAATAGTTAAATCCTCCTAAATTCCTTCATGCATTCAATTTGCTCGCTAACACAAATAGCTAATTCATAGTTAAATTTTGTTAACAACTTAATCAATTTGAGATGACTAATAATCACAAATTTCTCTAAAAATGTTAACAACTCACAACTCATCTATGGTTATTGTGGAGGAGGAAATTTGACACCCTCAAGGTGATGAAATCCTAGAGGAGCAAATAAACCTACTCCACCTTACTAAACTGGCACTCTGGTGAGCTAGGAGATATAGACTACTTAACTACCCAAATCTAAAACAAAGTTTTAATGGATAAAAGGTTTGTCAAACTACCAAACTTTAAAAGACAAGTCACAAAGACTCTTTGGTAGTCTTTGCATAGTCTTTGTCTGGGGACACTTACGTGGGTTGAAGACGACAACACAACGTGGTAACCTCTTGTATGAACATAACACAAAGACACACACAAAAAGTACATAGCAACACACATATATATCAAATGAACTTTTGATCTAAATGAAAGAATGATAGAGAGAAAAACCAAGTATAGCATTGAATATAAActaaaaaaagtgaagaaggatgCTTCACAATTGGTCTAAGATTAAACCCTCTTGTTAGCTTCTGAGCTCACTTTAAAATCACACACACATAATAGAGAGAACATGTTGGGGTTGTGTATAGAGGGCTGCCATAGTCAGATCCCTACTTTGACGTTTTCACCTCCATGGACAACTAAAAGGCTAGAAGATGgataaagaaaagaacataaataaTACAAAGTAGATAATATGCTATTGGAGATACAATGCTTCAATGGTTAAATAAAGAGGAAGAAAATGCCCTtcaacaccaacaaaacaagatcTTGCTAGTGTGAAGGTGAGCACCAAGAACTCCTTCGATACATAGTTGGAAAGATAGTGGTGAGATAAACGACATGCAACAATGGTGGAATGAAAGAACTGTGATCAAGAAGTTGCAGGCTGGTGTTGAGACCTCAAAGAGTGTCTAAGTAGTTTGAATCTATTGCCAGAGAGCCCAAATGTAGCTATCAAGACTAGATAAACACATTAGGCTTGAATCCAACATCGGTGTGAATGTACAAAAGAGTTATGAACCTTGCCAATTGAAGGCATAATACTCAAACAATCACCTTAAGTCTACAAATTCATGAGATGATagcattgttggcaattgacactcattcagtttcttatgttatcattgatggcaacattggcaacatattttggttcaccaacatccgacagacacttcaccgatatTAAGGATTTCAAAGGTAATTGACAAACTAGGTACCGATATGGGAAGCTAAAATCACTTGGAGATCCGGCAAAGGGTAGTATCCGACAaagcattttataattcatatgtatttgtaatgagccaacatgtattatcatttttatatgtaatccgacatatggcataaatgtttgtaagggtatataagtcagtctattaggtcatttaagatatAACATTTGAGATAAGATCTGATATGAGAAGTTTATGTATGCAAGATCATTTGTATGGGAAAGCaatattttgtaatgatctgtagatgat includes:
- the LOC131072847 gene encoding ABC transporter G family member STR2-like, which translates into the protein MDDKRHHRGAVNPGTVKPSYVVSKPSKQVTGGLEFRNLTYTVIKKQKVGGKWVAEEIDLLHKITGHAPKGSITAVMGPSGAGKSTFLDGLAGRIASGSLRGTVAMDGQEMSPSFIKRTSAYVMQDDRLFPMLTVYETLMYAAEFRLGQSVRFSEKEARVEKLIDQLGLTNARNTYIGNEEVRGVSGGERRRVSIGVDIIHGPALLFLDEPTSGLDSSSAHSVIEKVHDVAMAGRVVILTIHQPSHRIISLLDNLIVLARGHLIYQGSPKGVGTHLSNMARNVPKGENSIECLLDVIAEYDRSSFTVSALAGYYYTKVKPPSLTKDKDIDISLVSTYSISRGMDIGSAGKMALRSPSVMQMHGEACISVDIHGEASTNFDSSIRTPRRKKGGAGLVEAFNFTPMKSSISPSYVESIEVISSNESTPHGSDCTVNESDYFYKNSSKRHALDLGPKFPNSFGKEVLILIKRNFENIKRTPELFLSRQVVLTVMGAMLATMFLKPKADVQGMTNVLSFFISTVCLFFFSSNDAVPAFIQERFIFIRETSHNAYRASSYAIAGLITYLPFLFIQALTYFIIVWFPLNLRGDFYYFVLLLFVSLITTNSFVVFVSSLVPNYIMGYAAVIAFTAIFFLFCGFFIPGGSIPVYWKWMHYISTIKYSYEGMIMNEYSRSVCYSFDETGNCALNRSQILTSLSISTDKMDKWVSLAYLLAWAVIYRIFFYVILRFNSKNQRK